A window of Gammaproteobacteria bacterium contains these coding sequences:
- the ruvA gene encoding Holliday junction branch migration protein RuvA has translation MIGRLRGILIEKRPPHLLLECGGLAYELEAPMTTFYALPPPGNETVLHTHLAVREDSLRLFGFAREDQRRMFRHLLRVNGVGTRLALAILSRMDTEEFLACVRGSDLAGLTVLPGVGRKTAERLIVELRDRLQDWQPEAPPREGERGRPLADAVSALVALGYGNREAKRCASEVAADGMSSEAIIRAALQRLTDAAAPASRGGLTRR, from the coding sequence ATGATCGGCAGGCTGCGCGGAATCCTGATCGAGAAGCGCCCGCCCCATCTGCTGCTGGAGTGCGGGGGACTGGCCTACGAACTGGAGGCGCCGATGACCACCTTCTATGCCCTGCCGCCGCCGGGGAACGAAACCGTGTTGCATACCCACCTGGCCGTGCGCGAGGACAGCCTGCGCCTATTCGGTTTCGCCCGCGAAGACCAACGGCGGATGTTCCGACACTTGTTGCGCGTCAACGGGGTGGGGACGCGGCTGGCCCTGGCGATCCTGTCCCGGATGGACACCGAAGAATTCCTCGCCTGCGTCCGCGGTTCAGACCTGGCGGGGCTGACCGTGCTGCCCGGCGTGGGGCGCAAGACCGCGGAGCGCCTGATCGTGGAACTGCGCGACCGGTTGCAGGACTGGCAACCGGAGGCGCCGCCCCGGGAGGGGGAGCGCGGCCGCCCTCTGGCCGACGCCGTCAGCGCGCTGGTGGCGCTGGGCTACGGCAACCGGGAGGCCAAACGTTGCGCCAGCGAGGTGGCCGCGGATGGCATGAGCAGCGAGGCGATCATCCGCGCCGCCCTGCAACGCCTGACCGACGCCGCCGCGCCCGCGTCCCGCGGCGGCCTCACTCGTCGGTGA
- the ruvC gene encoding crossover junction endodeoxyribonuclease RuvC yields the protein MVLGIDPGLRTTGYGVLAVQGRELAFLASGEVCPQGQDLAVRLARIYSALSEVIERHRPDAAAIEEVFVHRNMKTALKLGQARGAAVTACACAGLPVSEYTASEVKLSTVGSGRADKQQVQYMVRMLLKLRAPVGSDASDALAAAICHAHLRRSRLLGGRGRARAR from the coding sequence ATCGTACTGGGCATCGATCCGGGCCTGCGTACCACCGGCTACGGGGTGCTGGCAGTCCAGGGGCGGGAGTTGGCATTCCTGGCCAGCGGCGAAGTCTGCCCCCAGGGGCAGGACTTGGCAGTGCGCCTGGCGCGAATCTACTCGGCGCTTTCGGAGGTCATCGAACGCCACCGCCCCGATGCGGCGGCTATTGAAGAGGTCTTTGTCCACCGCAACATGAAGACTGCCCTCAAACTCGGCCAGGCCCGGGGCGCCGCGGTAACGGCTTGCGCCTGCGCCGGCCTGCCGGTCAGCGAATATACCGCCAGCGAAGTGAAGTTGAGTACGGTCGGTTCGGGCCGGGCCGACAAACAACAAGTGCAATACATGGTGCGGATGCTGCTGAAGCTGCGCGCGCCCGTAGGCAGCGATGCCTCGGACGCCCTGGCAGCGGCGATCTGCCATGCCCACCTCAGGCGGTCGCGGCTCCTGGGGGGCCGCGGCAGGGCGCGTGCGCGATGA
- a CDS encoding YebC/PmpR family DNA-binding transcriptional regulator — translation MAGHSKWANIQHRKGRQDARRSRLFSRLIREISVAARQGGPNPEGNPRLRAAIDAANSNNLPKDSIERALNRSGNGAEKALEEDRYEGYGPGGAAVIVDCLTNNRNRAVSEIRYAFKKCGGTLGTEGSVSHLFRRLGILRYPPGTDEEALFEAAAEAGAEEVKAAADGLIEVWTSPDSLFEAAGVLEAAGHRPQYSRVELRARETVTLEGERAAAVRRLLDMLEELEDVQQVHCNASVSGAHANEDVA, via the coding sequence GTGGCCGGGCATAGCAAATGGGCCAACATCCAGCACCGCAAGGGGCGCCAGGACGCCCGCCGCAGCCGCCTGTTTTCGCGACTGATTCGGGAGATCTCCGTAGCCGCCCGCCAGGGCGGCCCCAACCCGGAAGGCAACCCCCGCCTGCGGGCGGCAATTGACGCGGCCAACTCCAACAATCTGCCCAAGGACTCCATCGAACGGGCCCTGAACCGGAGCGGCAACGGGGCGGAAAAAGCCCTGGAGGAAGATCGCTACGAAGGCTACGGTCCCGGCGGGGCGGCGGTGATCGTGGACTGCCTGACGAACAACCGCAACCGCGCGGTATCCGAGATCCGCTACGCCTTCAAGAAATGCGGCGGCACCCTGGGCACCGAAGGTTCGGTAAGCCACCTCTTCCGCCGCCTGGGCATCCTGCGCTATCCGCCGGGCACCGACGAGGAGGCGCTGTTCGAGGCGGCGGCCGAGGCGGGCGCGGAGGAAGTGAAGGCCGCCGCCGACGGCCTCATTGAAGTCTGGACATCTCCCGACTCCCTCTTCGAGGCGGCTGGCGTCCTGGAGGCCGCCGGCCACCGGCCACAATACAGCAGGGTCGAACTGCGCGCCCGGGAGACCGTCACGCTGGAGGGGGAACGGGCTGCCGCCGTGCGGCGCCTGCTGGACATGCTGGAAGAACTGGAAGACGTGCAACAAGTGCATTGCAACGCGTCCGTCTCCGGGGCGCACGCGAATGAGGATGTGGCCTGA
- a CDS encoding dihydrofolate reductase: MVARDRAGVIGANGRLPWHLPADLRRFRALTMGKPLLMGRRTYESIGRPLPGRRSIVLSRDPRFCAPGCEVAHSLDEALERAAAAGVEIMIGGGAELYRQALPLAGRVYLTQVQAHCRGGLRFPPLPPAEWREVERRERPPDARNSYPLSFIVLERCRPGTGPRESATAPGSGAGPPGAGP; encoded by the coding sequence ATCGTCGCCCGGGACCGCGCTGGCGTGATCGGCGCAAACGGGCGCCTGCCCTGGCACCTGCCTGCCGACCTGCGCCGCTTCCGCGCGCTTACCATGGGCAAACCCCTGCTGATGGGGCGCCGCACCTACGAATCCATCGGTCGCCCTCTGCCCGGCAGGCGCAGCATTGTGCTGAGCCGCGACCCGCGCTTTTGCGCGCCCGGTTGCGAGGTCGCGCATTCTCTGGACGAGGCCCTGGAGCGGGCGGCGGCGGCCGGTGTGGAAATCATGATCGGCGGCGGCGCCGAACTGTACCGCCAGGCGCTGCCATTGGCCGGGCGGGTCTATCTCACGCAGGTGCAGGCCCATTGCCGCGGCGGCTTGCGTTTTCCGCCCCTGCCGCCAGCGGAGTGGCGCGAGGTGGAACGGCGGGAGCGCCCCCCCGATGCGCGCAACTCCTACCCCCTCAGCTTTATCGTGCTGGAACGCTGCCGCCCGGGGACAGGGCCGCGCGAGTCTGCGACGGCACCTGGAAGCGGCGCCGGTCCTCCAGGCGCAGGGCCGTGA
- the lgt gene encoding prolipoprotein diacylglyceryl transferase, producing MLQYPDIDPVAFQVGELAVRWYGLSYLAGILAGRWLLGRHTRRLSLQSDWTAAELSDLMYLYVPIGILCGGRLGSAIVYYPDAYLDDPLAILRIWEGGMSFHGGLLGAVLAAGWFCRRRGKGFFAVCDLLAPAAPVGLGLGRLANFANGELWGTPSGLPWAMVFPHVDAVARHPSQLYEAVLEGLVLFVLLWRYAGRPRPPMAVSGLFLLGYGCCRFLVEFARAPDAHLGYLAWGWLTMGQALSAPMAVAGAALLLAAYRPRAPSGAGAA from the coding sequence GTGTTGCAATATCCAGACATCGATCCCGTCGCCTTCCAGGTGGGGGAATTGGCGGTCCGCTGGTACGGCCTGTCTTACTTGGCAGGCATTCTGGCCGGCCGCTGGCTGCTCGGTCGCCATACCCGGCGGCTCTCGCTGCAGTCCGACTGGACCGCGGCGGAACTCTCCGACCTGATGTACCTGTATGTCCCCATCGGCATCCTGTGCGGCGGCCGCCTGGGTTCGGCTATTGTATATTATCCCGACGCCTATCTCGACGATCCGCTGGCCATCCTGCGCATTTGGGAGGGCGGCATGTCCTTTCACGGGGGACTGCTGGGCGCGGTGCTGGCGGCGGGTTGGTTTTGCCGCCGCCGCGGGAAGGGCTTTTTCGCGGTCTGCGACCTGCTGGCGCCGGCGGCGCCCGTGGGGCTCGGGTTGGGGCGGCTGGCGAACTTCGCCAACGGCGAATTGTGGGGCACTCCGTCCGGGCTGCCCTGGGCCATGGTCTTTCCGCACGTGGACGCGGTGGCGCGTCACCCGTCGCAACTCTACGAGGCGGTTCTGGAGGGCCTCGTGTTGTTCGTTTTGTTATGGCGGTACGCGGGCCGGCCGCGGCCGCCGATGGCAGTCTCCGGGCTGTTCCTGCTCGGCTACGGATGTTGCCGCTTCCTGGTGGAGTTCGCGCGGGCGCCGGATGCGCACCTCGGCTATCTGGCCTGGGGCTGGTTGACGATGGGGCAGGCGCTGAGCGCGCCGATGGCGGTCGCCGGCGCCGCCTTGCTGCTGGCGGCATATCGTCCGCGGGCGCCCTCCGGGGCGGGGGCGGCATGA
- a CDS encoding thioredoxin domain-containing protein, which yields MSGNRLAQEISLYLRQHARQPVAWQPWDDAALEQARREDRPIILSVGYSACHWCHVMAHESFDDEETARIMNEHFVNIKVDREERPDLDRIYQSAHLLLTGRPGGWPLTMFLLPQERQAFFGGTYFPREPGMHLPGFKDVLLRVLQCYREQRPQVQTQAHSLNTHLGRFFADAPPAAPGQLDPAPLRAAAEALAAASDPRHGGFGGAPKFPMQPQLAFLLHGRWLAPAGENKGPHGLALEGALHTLRQMARGGIYDHLGGGFFRYAVDAAWQIPHFEKMLYDNAQLLSLYSEAWECRRENGFREVVRATAEWLMRDMQDPAGGCYSSLDADDPERGEGAFYLWRREEAQGLLSAAEYERFAACYGLDRPPNFEGAWHLSVHREPRELAAAGREPPTEDKIKAIERALATCRAKLYAHRRGRPSHALDRKVLTAWNGMAIKGMATSARIFEQPPWQEAAERMLRYIRQRHWRDGTLHRESGEEGPARLNGYLEDYALLIEGILALLECRWRTATLELAASLADAMLERFEDRERGGFFFTSHDHEQLVQRPKPYEDEAIPAANGVAARVLLRLGSLLGEPRYLQAAERTLTACWPRLREAPQAYGTLLLALNEQLRPAPLTVLRGPEEELRRWQRACRGHTPGPVFCIPPEAGPLPAPIAGKAVPESAGGVAAYLCVGPSCRAPLFRLPELLTALDKIREE from the coding sequence GTGAGCGGCAACCGGCTGGCGCAGGAGATCAGCCTCTACCTGCGCCAACATGCGCGGCAACCGGTTGCCTGGCAACCCTGGGACGATGCAGCGCTGGAACAGGCGCGCCGCGAAGATCGCCCCATTATTCTCTCGGTCGGCTACTCCGCCTGCCACTGGTGTCATGTGATGGCTCACGAGTCCTTCGATGACGAGGAAACGGCCCGGATCATGAATGAGCACTTCGTCAACATCAAGGTGGACCGCGAGGAGCGCCCGGACCTGGATCGAATCTACCAGAGCGCCCACCTGCTGCTGACCGGCCGCCCCGGAGGCTGGCCCCTGACCATGTTCCTGCTCCCGCAAGAGCGGCAGGCATTCTTCGGCGGGACTTATTTCCCGCGGGAACCGGGCATGCACCTGCCAGGGTTCAAGGACGTGCTGCTGCGGGTGCTGCAATGTTACCGCGAGCAACGGCCGCAGGTGCAGACGCAGGCCCACTCCCTGAATACGCACCTCGGACGTTTTTTCGCCGACGCGCCGCCCGCGGCGCCGGGGCAGCTGGACCCGGCCCCCTTGCGGGCTGCCGCCGAGGCGCTGGCGGCGGCCAGCGACCCCCGCCACGGCGGTTTCGGAGGCGCGCCCAAGTTCCCGATGCAGCCCCAGCTTGCATTCCTGCTGCACGGCAGGTGGCTGGCGCCTGCCGGAGAAAACAAAGGGCCGCATGGCTTGGCGCTGGAGGGGGCGCTGCACACGCTGCGGCAGATGGCCCGGGGAGGCATCTACGACCACCTGGGGGGCGGCTTCTTCCGCTACGCCGTAGATGCGGCCTGGCAGATCCCGCACTTCGAGAAAATGCTCTACGACAACGCGCAACTGCTGTCCCTTTACAGCGAGGCATGGGAATGCCGGCGCGAAAACGGTTTCCGGGAAGTCGTCCGGGCCACCGCGGAGTGGCTCATGCGCGACATGCAAGACCCGGCGGGCGGCTGCTATTCCTCCCTGGACGCGGACGATCCGGAACGGGGCGAGGGCGCCTTCTACCTATGGCGGCGCGAGGAGGCGCAAGGGCTGCTGTCGGCCGCGGAATACGAACGATTTGCGGCTTGCTACGGCCTGGACCGGCCGCCGAACTTCGAGGGGGCATGGCACCTGTCCGTACACCGGGAACCGCGGGAATTGGCGGCAGCGGGCCGGGAACCGCCGACGGAGGACAAGATAAAGGCAATCGAGCGCGCGCTCGCGACCTGCCGCGCGAAGCTGTACGCCCACCGTCGCGGGCGTCCCAGCCATGCCCTGGACCGCAAGGTCCTGACGGCCTGGAACGGCATGGCGATCAAGGGCATGGCAACCAGCGCGCGCATATTCGAACAGCCGCCCTGGCAGGAGGCGGCAGAGCGCATGTTGCGCTACATTCGGCAGCGCCACTGGCGCGACGGCACGTTGCACCGGGAGTCCGGCGAGGAGGGTCCGGCACGCCTGAACGGATACCTGGAAGACTACGCGCTGCTTATCGAAGGCATCCTGGCCCTGCTGGAATGCCGCTGGCGCACGGCGACGCTGGAACTGGCGGCGTCCCTGGCCGACGCCATGCTGGAGCGATTCGAGGACCGCGAGCGCGGCGGCTTTTTCTTCACCTCCCACGACCACGAACAGCTGGTACAGCGGCCCAAGCCCTACGAGGACGAGGCGATACCGGCGGCCAACGGCGTCGCCGCCCGCGTCCTGCTCCGCCTGGGCTCCCTCCTGGGCGAACCGCGTTACCTGCAAGCGGCCGAACGCACCCTGACCGCTTGCTGGCCGCGGCTACGCGAGGCGCCGCAGGCGTACGGAACCCTGCTGCTGGCGCTGAACGAGCAGCTGCGCCCCGCGCCGCTGACGGTACTGCGCGGCCCGGAAGAAGAACTGCGCCGCTGGCAACGCGCCTGTCGCGGCCATACCCCGGGGCCGGTGTTTTGCATCCCGCCCGAGGCCGGCCCGCTGCCGGCGCCCATCGCCGGGAAGGCCGTTCCGGAGAGCGCCGGGGGGGTCGCCGCCTACCTGTGCGTGGGTCCGAGCTGCCGCGCCCCCCTGTTCCGCCTGCCCGAACTATTGACTGCCTTGGACAAAATCCGCGAAGAATGA
- a CDS encoding symmetrical bis(5'-nucleosyl)-tetraphosphatase gives MATYAIGDVQGCHRELLALLDLVNFDPRRDRLWFVGDLVNRGPDSLSTLRWVRSLGDVATTVLGNHDLHLLACAAGVRQPRAPADDTLAPVLAAPDRDRLLDWLAQRPLLHHDAEAGYTLLHAGLPPQWDLDLARECADEAEGLLRGAERASLLRHMQGDRPRRWTHRLAGWERARFILNCLTRMRYCDADGCLALNETGTPGTQPPALLPWFQAPQRRSRGLRIVFGHWSTLGLNGRDYREWGVYPLDDGCVWGGSLTALRLEDRRRFQVPSQTRAALSPGGSVPAR, from the coding sequence ATGGCCACCTACGCGATCGGCGACGTACAGGGCTGCCACCGGGAGCTGCTCGCGCTGCTGGACCTCGTCAATTTCGACCCGCGCCGGGACCGGCTCTGGTTCGTAGGCGACCTGGTCAACCGCGGCCCCGATTCCCTGTCCACCTTGCGCTGGGTACGCTCCCTGGGAGATGTCGCGACGACGGTGCTGGGCAACCATGACTTGCACCTGCTGGCCTGTGCCGCCGGAGTGCGGCAACCCCGCGCCCCGGCCGACGACACGCTGGCGCCGGTACTGGCGGCGCCGGACCGTGACCGACTGCTGGATTGGCTGGCGCAACGGCCATTGCTGCACCATGACGCGGAGGCGGGCTACACGCTGCTGCACGCCGGCCTGCCGCCGCAGTGGGACCTGGACCTCGCCCGCGAATGCGCCGACGAAGCGGAGGGATTGCTGCGCGGCGCGGAACGCGCCTCGCTGCTGCGCCATATGCAGGGCGACCGGCCGCGGCGCTGGACGCACCGGCTGGCCGGTTGGGAACGGGCGCGTTTTATCCTCAACTGCTTGACGAGGATGCGCTACTGCGACGCCGACGGCTGTCTGGCGCTGAACGAGACGGGAACCCCGGGCACCCAGCCGCCGGCTTTGCTGCCCTGGTTCCAGGCGCCGCAACGGCGCAGCCGGGGGCTGCGAATCGTTTTCGGTCACTGGTCCACTCTGGGCCTGAATGGCCGCGATTACAGGGAGTGGGGCGTCTATCCGCTGGACGACGGCTGCGTCTGGGGCGGCAGCCTCACGGCCCTGCGCCTGGAGGACCGGCGCCGCTTCCAGGTGCCGTCGCAGACTCGCGCGGCCCTGTCCCCGGGCGGCAGCGTTCCAGCACGATAA
- a CDS encoding phosphoenolpyruvate carboxykinase (GTP) — MQREDNTVMSTSNQELKAWVEEIARQCQPERIHWCDGSDEEYQSMVNSMLQNGTLIQLNPKTHPECYLHRSDPTDVARTEHLTFVCTPDKEDAGPNNNWKDPGEAHTLMNDLFAGCMKGRTMYVVPYCMGPIASPLARCGVEITDSPYVVANLKLMTRMGREALARIERGDRFVKGQHSIGDLSPERRYIMHFPQDLLIRSIGSGYGGNALLSKKCHALRIASYQARQEGWLAEHMLILGIENPRGETHYVAAAFPSACGKTNLAMLRAPASHEGYKISTIGDDICWLQPGEDGRLWAINPEAGFFGVVPGTNEKTNYNAYAMLDRHALFANVAVTADNQPWWEGKKDGQPTVNWRGEPYQEGKDGPAAHPNSRFTVSMRRCPTYSPKAEDPTGVPISAIIFGGRRATLAPLVYEAKDWAHGVMVGASVASETTAAQSGAVGVVRRDPMAMKPFCGYHYGDYWTHWLGFGERLARQPRLFHVNWFRKDAQGRFIWPGFSENLRVLEWIIERCEGRAEALETPIGYLPTPQSINTQGLELGKDELQALLSIDSAEWRKEMEAIGEYFQDFEPRLPQGLRQIQQKVLAELSSD; from the coding sequence ATACAACGCGAGGATAATACGGTTATGAGCACAAGCAACCAGGAATTGAAGGCGTGGGTAGAGGAAATCGCCCGCCAGTGTCAACCGGAGCGCATCCATTGGTGCGACGGCAGCGACGAGGAATACCAGTCTATGGTCAATTCAATGCTGCAAAACGGCACGTTGATCCAATTGAACCCGAAGACGCACCCGGAATGCTACCTGCATCGCTCCGACCCCACCGATGTCGCCCGTACGGAACACCTGACCTTCGTCTGCACCCCGGACAAGGAGGACGCCGGCCCCAATAACAATTGGAAAGACCCGGGCGAGGCCCATACCCTGATGAACGATTTATTCGCGGGTTGCATGAAGGGGCGCACCATGTACGTGGTCCCCTACTGCATGGGGCCCATCGCCTCCCCGCTGGCCCGTTGCGGCGTGGAGATCACGGACAGCCCCTACGTGGTGGCCAACCTGAAGCTGATGACCCGCATGGGCCGAGAGGCCTTGGCGCGCATCGAGCGCGGCGATCGCTTCGTCAAAGGGCAGCATTCCATCGGCGACCTGAGCCCGGAACGCCGCTACATCATGCATTTCCCGCAGGACCTGCTCATTCGCAGCATCGGCTCCGGCTACGGAGGCAACGCCCTGCTCAGCAAGAAATGCCATGCCTTGCGCATCGCCAGCTACCAGGCGCGCCAGGAGGGCTGGCTGGCCGAGCACATGCTGATCCTGGGGATCGAGAATCCGCGCGGCGAGACGCATTACGTCGCCGCCGCCTTTCCCTCCGCCTGCGGCAAGACGAACCTGGCCATGTTGCGCGCCCCCGCCTCGCACGAGGGCTACAAGATCTCCACCATCGGGGACGACATCTGCTGGCTGCAACCGGGGGAAGACGGGCGCCTGTGGGCCATCAATCCCGAGGCCGGCTTTTTCGGCGTAGTGCCCGGCACCAACGAAAAAACCAACTACAACGCCTACGCCATGCTGGACCGGCACGCCCTATTCGCCAACGTCGCGGTCACGGCAGACAACCAGCCGTGGTGGGAAGGCAAGAAAGACGGCCAGCCCACGGTCAACTGGCGGGGCGAACCGTACCAGGAAGGCAAAGACGGCCCGGCCGCCCACCCCAATTCGCGCTTTACCGTCTCCATGCGCCGTTGCCCCACTTACTCGCCCAAGGCGGAAGATCCGACGGGCGTGCCGATCTCGGCGATCATCTTCGGGGGGCGCCGCGCCACCTTGGCGCCGCTGGTGTACGAGGCCAAGGACTGGGCGCACGGGGTCATGGTAGGCGCATCGGTGGCATCCGAAACCACTGCCGCCCAGAGCGGGGCCGTGGGCGTGGTGCGCCGCGACCCGATGGCCATGAAACCGTTTTGCGGCTACCACTACGGAGATTACTGGACACACTGGCTCGGCTTCGGCGAACGTCTGGCGCGCCAGCCGCGTCTCTTCCACGTGAATTGGTTCCGCAAAGACGCGCAGGGGCGCTTTATCTGGCCGGGCTTTAGCGAAAACCTGCGCGTACTGGAGTGGATCATCGAGCGTTGCGAGGGGCGGGCGGAGGCCCTGGAAACGCCCATCGGCTACCTGCCCACGCCGCAATCGATCAATACCCAGGGGCTGGAGCTGGGGAAAGACGAGCTGCAAGCGCTGCTGTCCATAGACTCCGCCGAATGGCGCAAGGAGATGGAAGCGATCGGCGAATACTTTCAGGACTTCGAGCCCCGCCTGCCGCAAGGCTTGCGCCAAATCCAACAGAAGGTGCTTGCCGAGCTGTCGTCCGACTGA
- a CDS encoding DarT ssDNA thymidine ADP-ribosyltransferase family protein yields the protein MLLVCGEKHYAEQNERSIPQHRELPLSSHHEMHVGDCVPFFFCPRPVMRFVIHKKNDPDLLYRGGQDLIVDTLIKAAAHNSAIPAQAGIQHRKRALRAPLQEYPIQEGASRQALQCARSALYL from the coding sequence ATGTTGCTCGTTTGTGGAGAAAAGCATTATGCCGAACAAAATGAACGGTCAATCCCTCAGCATCGCGAATTGCCTTTATCGAGCCATCATGAAATGCATGTTGGAGACTGCGTACCGTTTTTCTTTTGTCCCCGGCCGGTCATGCGTTTTGTAATTCACAAAAAAAACGATCCAGACTTGCTTTACCGAGGGGGACAAGATCTTATTGTGGATACTCTGATTAAAGCGGCAGCACACAATTCTGCTATTCCTGCGCAGGCAGGAATCCAGCATAGAAAGCGCGCGCTTCGCGCTCCTTTGCAGGAATATCCGATTCAGGAAGGGGCGAGCCGTCAGGCTCTGCAATGTGCGCGTTCCGCGCTCTATTTG
- a CDS encoding thymidylate synthase, translating into MNAYLDLLRRVRQGVRCPDRTGTGSLRLFGWQLRFDLNEGFPLLTTKKLHFRSIAHELLWFLQGGTNTDYLHRNGVRIWDEWADERGELGPIYGAQWRAWRCADGRTVDQLTQTVERIRNDPSSRRLLISAWNVGELEAMALPPCHLLFQFAVLDGRLSCQMYQRSADVFLGLPFNIASYALLTAMTAQATGLAPGELVCSLGDVHLYLNHLQQADQQLQRKPYPLPRLRLNPEVRDLLAFRYEDIELHGYRAHPHLPAPVAV; encoded by the coding sequence ATGAACGCCTACCTGGATCTGTTGCGGCGGGTGCGTCAGGGCGTACGCTGCCCGGATCGCACGGGCACCGGCTCCTTGCGGCTGTTCGGTTGGCAGCTGCGCTTCGACCTGAACGAGGGCTTTCCCCTGCTCACTACCAAGAAGCTGCATTTCCGCTCCATCGCCCATGAATTGTTGTGGTTTCTGCAAGGCGGCACCAATACCGATTATCTGCACCGAAACGGGGTTCGCATCTGGGACGAATGGGCCGACGAGCGAGGCGAGCTCGGGCCGATCTACGGCGCCCAGTGGCGCGCCTGGCGTTGCGCCGACGGCCGCACCGTGGACCAGTTGACACAGACGGTAGAGCGCATCCGCAACGATCCCAGCTCGCGGCGGCTGTTGATCAGCGCCTGGAATGTGGGCGAACTGGAAGCCATGGCCCTGCCGCCGTGCCATTTGCTATTCCAGTTCGCCGTGCTTGACGGCCGGCTGTCCTGCCAGATGTATCAGCGCAGCGCCGACGTCTTTCTGGGGCTGCCTTTCAACATTGCCTCCTACGCCCTGCTCACGGCCATGACCGCGCAAGCGACGGGACTGGCGCCCGGCGAACTGGTATGCAGCCTGGGAGACGTGCACCTCTACCTCAACCATCTGCAACAGGCCGACCAACAACTGCAGCGCAAACCCTACCCGTTGCCGCGGCTGCGGCTGAACCCCGAGGTGCGCGATCTGTTGGCCTTTCGCTACGAGGACATCGAGTTGCACGGCTACCGGGCGCATCCGCACCTGCCGGCGCCGGTAGCGGTCTGA